Within the Candidatus Omnitrophota bacterium genome, the region GAAATCGAGGTGGGTGGACTCCGGGTGCACCTCTCAGAGGGATGCGGGGGAATCTGGTTTGACAAATGGGAGCTCGAGAAGTTTGACGAGCCCCACGAAGAGGCAGGGCAAGAGCTGCTCGAGCTGATGGCCAAGTATCAGAAACAGGATATTGACTTGGAGCAGCGCTTGCGGAGTCCGCGGGATCCCAATGTCACCATGATGCGGCGCTTCTGGAGCGTGAAGCAGCAGGTGGAGATTGACGAGTGTCCGGCGACCGGCGGCATTTGGCTGGATGCGGGTGAGCTGGCCCGGATACGGGAAATGTTCTCCACAGAAGACGAGCGCCGCTCGGCAGGCAAGGCTTTTATCAAAGGGATGTTGGAAAACAGCGCGGCGGTTGCCGAAGCGCGCGGGCAAAGCGAAGAAGCCGGGCAAAAGGCGCGCCGTTTTG harbors:
- a CDS encoding zf-TFIIB domain-containing protein, which produces MKEIEVGGLRVHLSEGCGGIWFDKWELEKFDEPHEEAGQELLELMAKYQKQDIDLEQRLRSPRDPNVTMMRRFWSVKQQVEIDECPATGGIWLDAGELARIREMFSTEDERRSAGKAFIKGMLENSAAVAEARGQSEEAGQKARRFANMFKFICPSYYIPGDQDWGAF